The following are encoded together in the Salvelinus alpinus chromosome 29, SLU_Salpinus.1, whole genome shotgun sequence genome:
- the LOC139558648 gene encoding DNA-binding protein RFX5-like isoform X4: protein MTEDRLKADPSKREGLDSGEGDTEPSLLLQKLKSNISKNIQGKVDVILQDVQRFSDNDKLYLYLQLPSGPSSGEKSSSDPSSFNTADQLHTCNWIRSHLEEHIDTCLPKQDVYETYKRYCENLQHRPLSAANFGKTIRDIFPNIKARRLGGRGQSKYCYSGIRRKTVLNMPLLPNLDLKNDPSELTELVQTYKQEVTEAACELICDWAQKILKRSFDTVVEIARFLVQEHIVNPRCSQAELVTSAAMAGGPAKPHKVIKKNPVPSKGGGPETEGSSSDAKRDKEVGDQSSPGTLQSSDKPTKGAESVRPGGRDLQVEALMKHLPRILPRSSVPEKSQGGALPVMILPHTVSLSYPEKAPPVTMAPVAPSSVVQRARAVTKRALEAPTATSGGPGPGCTPGKRKRGRPRKPRPEDTTSPQPPPPYLPSVNQAPIMKSLTGGVIQKACSSSSSSQVVEVVFQDQHAVVLGQLHSVADSGNPEHRGVVLETDPRPLLLLPGTSHTNWDMGRAMVEVIQRAPRPPTTKNNNNSQSTPQHRLPLPTLLEDRGQVEITLTPTEPSEDLPTPTTQASSEGRPAPDDSTKVERP from the exons ATGACGGAGGACAGGTTGAAGGCAGACCCCTCCAAGCGGGAGGGTCTGGACtcaggagagggagacacagagccTAGCCTGCTGCTGCAGAAACTAAAGAGCAACATCTC TAAGAATATACAGGGAAAAGTGGACGTTATCTTG CAAGATGTGCAGCGCTTCTCTGACAACGACAAACTCTACCTTTACCTCCAGCTGCCTTCTGGCCCCAGTTCAGGGGAGAAAAG cagcagtgacCCCAGCTCCTTCAACACAGCTGACCAGCTGCACACCTGCAACTGGATCCGTAGCCACCTGGAGGAGCACATAGACACCTGCCTGCCCAAGCAAGACGTCTACGAGACATACAA GAGATACTGTGAAAACCTGCAGCACCGGCCTCTGAGTGCTGCCAACTTTGGGAAGACCATCCGTGACATCTTCCCCAACATCAAAGCCCGGAGGCTCGGTGGCAGGGGACAGTCCAA GTATTGTTATAGTGGAATCCGTAGGAAGACAGTGCTAAACATGCCACTGTTGCCAAACCTGGACCTGAAAAATGACCCA TCGGAGCTGACGGAGCTGGTGCAGACCTACAAGCAAGAGGTGACGGAGGCGGCTTGTGAGCTCATCTGTGATTGGGCCCAGAAGATCCTCAAACGTTCCTTTGACACAGTGGTCGAGATCGCCCGTTTTCTTGTGCAGGAGCACATCGTCAACCCACGCTGCAGCCAGGCTGAACTCGTCACTTCTGCCGCGATGGCAG GAGGACCTGCAAAGCCCCACAAGGTGATCAAGAAGAATCCAGTACCGTCAAAAGGAGGTGGGCCGGAGACAGAAGGGAGCAGCTCTGATGCTAAG AGGGATAAAGAAGTTGGGGATCAGTCGTCGCCAGGGACACTGCAGTCCAGTGACAAGCCAACCAAAGGGGCGGAGTCAGTACGCCCGGGGGGTCGTGACCTGCAGGTGGAGGCTCTGATGAAGCACCTGCCCCGAATCCTGCCTCGCAGCTCCGTCCCGGAAAAGTCCCAAGGCGGCGCTCTCCCCGTCATGATCCTCCCCCACACCGTCAGCCTATCCTACCCCGAAAAAGCCCCGCCGGTTACCATGGCGCCTGTGGCACCGTCGTCGGTGGTGCAGAGGGCCCGTGCCGTGACCAAACGGGCCCTCGAGGCTCCGACTGCAACCAGCGGGGGCCCCGGGCCGGGATGCACGCCAGGCAAGCGGAAACGAGGACGACCCAGGAAGCCACGGCCAGAGGACACCACCTCTCCGCAACCGCCCCCTCCGTACCTACCTTCGGTCAACCAAGCCCCCATCATGAAATCCCTCACCGGAGGGGTGATCCAGAAAGCctgctcgtcctcctcctcttcccaggTGGTGGAGGTTGTGTTCCAGGACCAGCATGCCGTGGTGCTCGGCCAGCTACATTCGGTAGCGGACTCTGGCAACCCAGAGCACCGGGGTGTGGTGCTCGAGACTGACCCACGgcccctgctgctgctgccagGGACCAGCCACACAAACTGGGACATGGGCAGGGCCATGGTAGAGGTCATCCAGAGGGCACCGAGACCCCCCACCACCAAGAACAACAACAACTCCCAGTCTACCCCCCAGCACCGCCTGCCCCTGCCCACTTTGCTGGAGGATCGAGGTCAGGTGGAGATCACCCTCACTCCCACGGAGCCTTCGGAAGATCTGCCGACCCCCACCACCCAGGCTAGCTCGGAGGGCCGCCCTGCGCCTGATGACAGCACTAAGGTTGAAAGACCCTAG
- the LOC139558648 gene encoding DNA-binding protein RFX5-like isoform X3, producing the protein MTEDRLKADPSKREGLDSGEGDTEPSLLLQKLKSNISKNIQGKVDVILQDVQRFSDNDKLYLYLQLPSGPSSGEKSSSSSDPSSFNTADQLHTCNWIRSHLEEHIDTCLPKQDVYETYKRYCENLQHRPLSAANFGKTIRDIFPNIKARRLGGRGQSKYCYSGIRRKTVLNMPLLPNLDLKNDPSELTELVQTYKQEVTEAACELICDWAQKILKRSFDTVVEIARFLVQEHIVNPRCSQAELVTSAAMAGGPAKPHKVIKKNPVPSKGGGPETEGSSSDAKRDKEVGDQSSPGTLQSSDKPTKGAESVRPGGRDLQVEALMKHLPRILPRSSVPEKSQGGALPVMILPHTVSLSYPEKAPPVTMAPVAPSSVVQRARAVTKRALEAPTATSGGPGPGCTPGKRKRGRPRKPRPEDTTSPQPPPPYLPSVNQAPIMKSLTGGVIQKACSSSSSSQVVEVVFQDQHAVVLGQLHSVADSGNPEHRGVVLETDPRPLLLLPGTSHTNWDMGRAMVEVIQRAPRPPTTKNNNNSQSTPQHRLPLPTLLEDRGQVEITLTPTEPSEDLPTPTTQASSEGRPAPDDSTKVERP; encoded by the exons ATGACGGAGGACAGGTTGAAGGCAGACCCCTCCAAGCGGGAGGGTCTGGACtcaggagagggagacacagagccTAGCCTGCTGCTGCAGAAACTAAAGAGCAACATCTC TAAGAATATACAGGGAAAAGTGGACGTTATCTTG CAAGATGTGCAGCGCTTCTCTGACAACGACAAACTCTACCTTTACCTCCAGCTGCCTTCTGGCCCCAGTTCAGGGGAGAAAAG cagcagcagcagtgacCCCAGCTCCTTCAACACAGCTGACCAGCTGCACACCTGCAACTGGATCCGTAGCCACCTGGAGGAGCACATAGACACCTGCCTGCCCAAGCAAGACGTCTACGAGACATACAA GAGATACTGTGAAAACCTGCAGCACCGGCCTCTGAGTGCTGCCAACTTTGGGAAGACCATCCGTGACATCTTCCCCAACATCAAAGCCCGGAGGCTCGGTGGCAGGGGACAGTCCAA GTATTGTTATAGTGGAATCCGTAGGAAGACAGTGCTAAACATGCCACTGTTGCCAAACCTGGACCTGAAAAATGACCCA TCGGAGCTGACGGAGCTGGTGCAGACCTACAAGCAAGAGGTGACGGAGGCGGCTTGTGAGCTCATCTGTGATTGGGCCCAGAAGATCCTCAAACGTTCCTTTGACACAGTGGTCGAGATCGCCCGTTTTCTTGTGCAGGAGCACATCGTCAACCCACGCTGCAGCCAGGCTGAACTCGTCACTTCTGCCGCGATGGCAG GAGGACCTGCAAAGCCCCACAAGGTGATCAAGAAGAATCCAGTACCGTCAAAAGGAGGTGGGCCGGAGACAGAAGGGAGCAGCTCTGATGCTAAG AGGGATAAAGAAGTTGGGGATCAGTCGTCGCCAGGGACACTGCAGTCCAGTGACAAGCCAACCAAAGGGGCGGAGTCAGTACGCCCGGGGGGTCGTGACCTGCAGGTGGAGGCTCTGATGAAGCACCTGCCCCGAATCCTGCCTCGCAGCTCCGTCCCGGAAAAGTCCCAAGGCGGCGCTCTCCCCGTCATGATCCTCCCCCACACCGTCAGCCTATCCTACCCCGAAAAAGCCCCGCCGGTTACCATGGCGCCTGTGGCACCGTCGTCGGTGGTGCAGAGGGCCCGTGCCGTGACCAAACGGGCCCTCGAGGCTCCGACTGCAACCAGCGGGGGCCCCGGGCCGGGATGCACGCCAGGCAAGCGGAAACGAGGACGACCCAGGAAGCCACGGCCAGAGGACACCACCTCTCCGCAACCGCCCCCTCCGTACCTACCTTCGGTCAACCAAGCCCCCATCATGAAATCCCTCACCGGAGGGGTGATCCAGAAAGCctgctcgtcctcctcctcttcccaggTGGTGGAGGTTGTGTTCCAGGACCAGCATGCCGTGGTGCTCGGCCAGCTACATTCGGTAGCGGACTCTGGCAACCCAGAGCACCGGGGTGTGGTGCTCGAGACTGACCCACGgcccctgctgctgctgccagGGACCAGCCACACAAACTGGGACATGGGCAGGGCCATGGTAGAGGTCATCCAGAGGGCACCGAGACCCCCCACCACCAAGAACAACAACAACTCCCAGTCTACCCCCCAGCACCGCCTGCCCCTGCCCACTTTGCTGGAGGATCGAGGTCAGGTGGAGATCACCCTCACTCCCACGGAGCCTTCGGAAGATCTGCCGACCCCCACCACCCAGGCTAGCTCGGAGGGCCGCCCTGCGCCTGATGACAGCACTAAGGTTGAAAGACCCTAG
- the LOC139558648 gene encoding DNA-binding protein RFX5-like isoform X1 yields MTEDRLKADPSKREGLDSGEGDTEPSLLLQKLKSNISKNIQGKVDVILQDVQRFSDNDKLYLYLQLPSGPSSGEKSLAMAPLAQLRRWCISASMSALEDRTLPSSSSSDPSSFNTADQLHTCNWIRSHLEEHIDTCLPKQDVYETYKRYCENLQHRPLSAANFGKTIRDIFPNIKARRLGGRGQSKYCYSGIRRKTVLNMPLLPNLDLKNDPSELTELVQTYKQEVTEAACELICDWAQKILKRSFDTVVEIARFLVQEHIVNPRCSQAELVTSAAMAGGPAKPHKVIKKNPVPSKGGGPETEGSSSDAKRDKEVGDQSSPGTLQSSDKPTKGAESVRPGGRDLQVEALMKHLPRILPRSSVPEKSQGGALPVMILPHTVSLSYPEKAPPVTMAPVAPSSVVQRARAVTKRALEAPTATSGGPGPGCTPGKRKRGRPRKPRPEDTTSPQPPPPYLPSVNQAPIMKSLTGGVIQKACSSSSSSQVVEVVFQDQHAVVLGQLHSVADSGNPEHRGVVLETDPRPLLLLPGTSHTNWDMGRAMVEVIQRAPRPPTTKNNNNSQSTPQHRLPLPTLLEDRGQVEITLTPTEPSEDLPTPTTQASSEGRPAPDDSTKVERP; encoded by the exons ATGACGGAGGACAGGTTGAAGGCAGACCCCTCCAAGCGGGAGGGTCTGGACtcaggagagggagacacagagccTAGCCTGCTGCTGCAGAAACTAAAGAGCAACATCTC TAAGAATATACAGGGAAAAGTGGACGTTATCTTG CAAGATGTGCAGCGCTTCTCTGACAACGACAAACTCTACCTTTACCTCCAGCTGCCTTCTGGCCCCAGTTCAGGGGAGAAAAG TCTGGCAATGGCCCCGCTGGCACAACTTAGGCGGTGGTGTATTTCTGCATCGATGTCAGCTTTGGAGGACAGAACACTGCCAAG cagcagcagcagtgacCCCAGCTCCTTCAACACAGCTGACCAGCTGCACACCTGCAACTGGATCCGTAGCCACCTGGAGGAGCACATAGACACCTGCCTGCCCAAGCAAGACGTCTACGAGACATACAA GAGATACTGTGAAAACCTGCAGCACCGGCCTCTGAGTGCTGCCAACTTTGGGAAGACCATCCGTGACATCTTCCCCAACATCAAAGCCCGGAGGCTCGGTGGCAGGGGACAGTCCAA GTATTGTTATAGTGGAATCCGTAGGAAGACAGTGCTAAACATGCCACTGTTGCCAAACCTGGACCTGAAAAATGACCCA TCGGAGCTGACGGAGCTGGTGCAGACCTACAAGCAAGAGGTGACGGAGGCGGCTTGTGAGCTCATCTGTGATTGGGCCCAGAAGATCCTCAAACGTTCCTTTGACACAGTGGTCGAGATCGCCCGTTTTCTTGTGCAGGAGCACATCGTCAACCCACGCTGCAGCCAGGCTGAACTCGTCACTTCTGCCGCGATGGCAG GAGGACCTGCAAAGCCCCACAAGGTGATCAAGAAGAATCCAGTACCGTCAAAAGGAGGTGGGCCGGAGACAGAAGGGAGCAGCTCTGATGCTAAG AGGGATAAAGAAGTTGGGGATCAGTCGTCGCCAGGGACACTGCAGTCCAGTGACAAGCCAACCAAAGGGGCGGAGTCAGTACGCCCGGGGGGTCGTGACCTGCAGGTGGAGGCTCTGATGAAGCACCTGCCCCGAATCCTGCCTCGCAGCTCCGTCCCGGAAAAGTCCCAAGGCGGCGCTCTCCCCGTCATGATCCTCCCCCACACCGTCAGCCTATCCTACCCCGAAAAAGCCCCGCCGGTTACCATGGCGCCTGTGGCACCGTCGTCGGTGGTGCAGAGGGCCCGTGCCGTGACCAAACGGGCCCTCGAGGCTCCGACTGCAACCAGCGGGGGCCCCGGGCCGGGATGCACGCCAGGCAAGCGGAAACGAGGACGACCCAGGAAGCCACGGCCAGAGGACACCACCTCTCCGCAACCGCCCCCTCCGTACCTACCTTCGGTCAACCAAGCCCCCATCATGAAATCCCTCACCGGAGGGGTGATCCAGAAAGCctgctcgtcctcctcctcttcccaggTGGTGGAGGTTGTGTTCCAGGACCAGCATGCCGTGGTGCTCGGCCAGCTACATTCGGTAGCGGACTCTGGCAACCCAGAGCACCGGGGTGTGGTGCTCGAGACTGACCCACGgcccctgctgctgctgccagGGACCAGCCACACAAACTGGGACATGGGCAGGGCCATGGTAGAGGTCATCCAGAGGGCACCGAGACCCCCCACCACCAAGAACAACAACAACTCCCAGTCTACCCCCCAGCACCGCCTGCCCCTGCCCACTTTGCTGGAGGATCGAGGTCAGGTGGAGATCACCCTCACTCCCACGGAGCCTTCGGAAGATCTGCCGACCCCCACCACCCAGGCTAGCTCGGAGGGCCGCCCTGCGCCTGATGACAGCACTAAGGTTGAAAGACCCTAG
- the LOC139558648 gene encoding DNA-binding protein RFX5-like isoform X2: MTEDRLKADPSKREGLDSGEGDTEPSLLLQKLKSNISKNIQGKVDVILQDVQRFSDNDKLYLYLQLPSGPSSGEKSLAMAPLAQLRRWCISASMSALEDRTLPSSSDPSSFNTADQLHTCNWIRSHLEEHIDTCLPKQDVYETYKRYCENLQHRPLSAANFGKTIRDIFPNIKARRLGGRGQSKYCYSGIRRKTVLNMPLLPNLDLKNDPSELTELVQTYKQEVTEAACELICDWAQKILKRSFDTVVEIARFLVQEHIVNPRCSQAELVTSAAMAGGPAKPHKVIKKNPVPSKGGGPETEGSSSDAKRDKEVGDQSSPGTLQSSDKPTKGAESVRPGGRDLQVEALMKHLPRILPRSSVPEKSQGGALPVMILPHTVSLSYPEKAPPVTMAPVAPSSVVQRARAVTKRALEAPTATSGGPGPGCTPGKRKRGRPRKPRPEDTTSPQPPPPYLPSVNQAPIMKSLTGGVIQKACSSSSSSQVVEVVFQDQHAVVLGQLHSVADSGNPEHRGVVLETDPRPLLLLPGTSHTNWDMGRAMVEVIQRAPRPPTTKNNNNSQSTPQHRLPLPTLLEDRGQVEITLTPTEPSEDLPTPTTQASSEGRPAPDDSTKVERP, from the exons ATGACGGAGGACAGGTTGAAGGCAGACCCCTCCAAGCGGGAGGGTCTGGACtcaggagagggagacacagagccTAGCCTGCTGCTGCAGAAACTAAAGAGCAACATCTC TAAGAATATACAGGGAAAAGTGGACGTTATCTTG CAAGATGTGCAGCGCTTCTCTGACAACGACAAACTCTACCTTTACCTCCAGCTGCCTTCTGGCCCCAGTTCAGGGGAGAAAAG TCTGGCAATGGCCCCGCTGGCACAACTTAGGCGGTGGTGTATTTCTGCATCGATGTCAGCTTTGGAGGACAGAACACTGCCAAG cagcagtgacCCCAGCTCCTTCAACACAGCTGACCAGCTGCACACCTGCAACTGGATCCGTAGCCACCTGGAGGAGCACATAGACACCTGCCTGCCCAAGCAAGACGTCTACGAGACATACAA GAGATACTGTGAAAACCTGCAGCACCGGCCTCTGAGTGCTGCCAACTTTGGGAAGACCATCCGTGACATCTTCCCCAACATCAAAGCCCGGAGGCTCGGTGGCAGGGGACAGTCCAA GTATTGTTATAGTGGAATCCGTAGGAAGACAGTGCTAAACATGCCACTGTTGCCAAACCTGGACCTGAAAAATGACCCA TCGGAGCTGACGGAGCTGGTGCAGACCTACAAGCAAGAGGTGACGGAGGCGGCTTGTGAGCTCATCTGTGATTGGGCCCAGAAGATCCTCAAACGTTCCTTTGACACAGTGGTCGAGATCGCCCGTTTTCTTGTGCAGGAGCACATCGTCAACCCACGCTGCAGCCAGGCTGAACTCGTCACTTCTGCCGCGATGGCAG GAGGACCTGCAAAGCCCCACAAGGTGATCAAGAAGAATCCAGTACCGTCAAAAGGAGGTGGGCCGGAGACAGAAGGGAGCAGCTCTGATGCTAAG AGGGATAAAGAAGTTGGGGATCAGTCGTCGCCAGGGACACTGCAGTCCAGTGACAAGCCAACCAAAGGGGCGGAGTCAGTACGCCCGGGGGGTCGTGACCTGCAGGTGGAGGCTCTGATGAAGCACCTGCCCCGAATCCTGCCTCGCAGCTCCGTCCCGGAAAAGTCCCAAGGCGGCGCTCTCCCCGTCATGATCCTCCCCCACACCGTCAGCCTATCCTACCCCGAAAAAGCCCCGCCGGTTACCATGGCGCCTGTGGCACCGTCGTCGGTGGTGCAGAGGGCCCGTGCCGTGACCAAACGGGCCCTCGAGGCTCCGACTGCAACCAGCGGGGGCCCCGGGCCGGGATGCACGCCAGGCAAGCGGAAACGAGGACGACCCAGGAAGCCACGGCCAGAGGACACCACCTCTCCGCAACCGCCCCCTCCGTACCTACCTTCGGTCAACCAAGCCCCCATCATGAAATCCCTCACCGGAGGGGTGATCCAGAAAGCctgctcgtcctcctcctcttcccaggTGGTGGAGGTTGTGTTCCAGGACCAGCATGCCGTGGTGCTCGGCCAGCTACATTCGGTAGCGGACTCTGGCAACCCAGAGCACCGGGGTGTGGTGCTCGAGACTGACCCACGgcccctgctgctgctgccagGGACCAGCCACACAAACTGGGACATGGGCAGGGCCATGGTAGAGGTCATCCAGAGGGCACCGAGACCCCCCACCACCAAGAACAACAACAACTCCCAGTCTACCCCCCAGCACCGCCTGCCCCTGCCCACTTTGCTGGAGGATCGAGGTCAGGTGGAGATCACCCTCACTCCCACGGAGCCTTCGGAAGATCTGCCGACCCCCACCACCCAGGCTAGCTCGGAGGGCCGCCCTGCGCCTGATGACAGCACTAAGGTTGAAAGACCCTAG